The following coding sequences lie in one Streptosporangiales bacterium genomic window:
- a CDS encoding tripartite tricarboxylate transporter permease produces the protein MTGFATAFTLTNLFWVLFGATAGTLIGVLPGLGTPATIAILLPLSVNLEPATALIMMAGIYYGSKYGGSTTSILLNIPGEDASVVTAIDGYQMAKQGRAGPALGIAAIGSFIAGTFGLIGLTFLAPAVAEMAVIFGPPEYTALMALGLSMVLLLAGRSKLKALIAALGGFLLSTIGIDLFSGATRFTGGRMELANGVEFVALCIGLFAIGEVMVNLENRSGQTFFKVPSKLRELFPNRKDLVASSGAIGQGTVVGFFVGALPGAGSTVASFVSYTLAKRLSRHPEQFGRGSIAGVAAPEAANNSATAGSFVPLLTLGIPGSASTAIMLGALFLYGLQPGPMFFTENPDVVWPIIASMYIGNLVLVLLNLPLVPVFASILRIPYYILYPGIIVISIVGVYSINKSLFDIVLLALFGLLGYVMRKTDFPTAPMVLAFVLGPLFEQSMRRSFVISQGDPTIFVTRPWAAVFLLVAVALFVGPMLARRRNNETDSSDSSPETPTEKEEPAAADLDAVTDEPNKR, from the coding sequence ATGACCGGGTTCGCCACGGCGTTCACGCTCACCAACTTGTTCTGGGTGTTGTTCGGAGCCACTGCGGGCACCCTCATCGGTGTGCTACCCGGGCTCGGCACCCCGGCGACGATCGCCATCCTGCTGCCGCTGTCGGTCAACCTCGAGCCGGCGACCGCACTCATCATGATGGCCGGCATCTACTACGGCTCGAAGTACGGCGGCTCCACGACGTCCATCCTGCTCAACATCCCGGGCGAGGACGCCTCGGTCGTCACGGCGATCGACGGGTACCAGATGGCCAAACAGGGACGCGCCGGTCCCGCACTCGGCATCGCGGCCATCGGCTCGTTCATCGCCGGCACCTTCGGCCTCATCGGCCTGACGTTCCTCGCCCCCGCCGTTGCCGAGATGGCGGTCATCTTCGGTCCCCCGGAGTACACGGCTCTGATGGCGCTCGGCCTGAGCATGGTGCTGCTGCTCGCCGGCCGCTCGAAGCTCAAGGCGTTGATCGCCGCCCTCGGCGGCTTCCTGCTCTCCACCATCGGCATCGACCTGTTCTCCGGTGCCACCCGCTTCACCGGCGGCAGGATGGAGCTCGCCAACGGCGTCGAGTTCGTCGCCCTCTGCATCGGCCTGTTCGCCATCGGCGAGGTCATGGTCAACCTGGAGAACAGGTCGGGACAGACGTTCTTCAAGGTGCCGAGCAAGCTCAGGGAGCTGTTCCCCAACCGCAAGGACCTGGTCGCCTCATCCGGGGCGATCGGGCAGGGCACCGTCGTCGGCTTCTTCGTCGGCGCCCTGCCTGGCGCGGGCTCCACGGTGGCCTCGTTTGTCTCCTACACGCTCGCCAAGCGCCTCTCGCGCCACCCGGAGCAGTTCGGCAGGGGCTCCATCGCGGGGGTCGCTGCGCCCGAGGCGGCGAACAACTCGGCCACCGCGGGATCGTTCGTACCGCTGCTGACACTCGGCATCCCGGGATCGGCGAGCACCGCCATCATGCTCGGTGCGCTCTTCCTGTACGGCCTGCAGCCCGGCCCGATGTTCTTCACCGAGAACCCCGACGTGGTCTGGCCGATCATCGCGAGCATGTACATCGGCAACCTCGTGCTGGTGCTGCTGAACCTGCCGCTTGTGCCGGTGTTCGCGAGCATCCTCCGCATCCCGTACTACATCCTCTATCCCGGCATCATCGTCATCTCTATCGTCGGCGTGTACAGCATCAACAAGTCGTTGTTCGACATCGTGCTGCTCGCCTTGTTCGGCCTGCTCGGCTACGTGATGCGCAAGACGGACTTCCCGACCGCACCCATGGTGCTGGCGTTCGTCCTCGGCCCGCTGTTCGAGCAGTCGATGCGCCGATCCTTCGTGATCTCGCAGGGGGACCCCACCATCTTCGTCACGCGACCCTGGGCCGCCGTCTTCCTGCTTGTCGCGGTAGCGCTGTTCGTCGGCCCGATGCTCGCGCGCAGAAGGAACAACGAAACCGACAGTTCCGATTCGTCACCGGAAACGCCTACCGAGAAGGAAGAACCGGCGGCAGCTGACCTAGATGCCGTAACCGACGAACCTAACAAGCGCTGA